The DNA sequence GGCCCGAAACCCAGCGCCTCCAGCGCGCCGCGCACCGACATCGTGCCGGTGCGGCCGAACCCGGCGCCGATGACCTCCACCATGCCCACCCTCCCCGGACCGAGCCCGCATTTTGGCACACCCGCCTACGGCGTCGGCCGCCGTGCCCGGGGCCGCTTCACACGGGAGCAGAGGTGATCACGGGGTGAAAGGTCGTCAGCCACGGGTGGCAGGATGCCGGGCATGCGAGTGACCCGTTACGGACCGTCCGAAGAGGCCGGACGCGGCCGGCTGGACACGAACACCGTCGCACGGCTCGACGAGGTCGCCGGCTTCACCGGACTGCTCGACGTGCTCGGCGCGCTGCGTGCCGAGCACGCTCCGGCCCGGCTCCTCTGCACCCTCGACGACGTCGACCAGTGCGCGTACACGAGCGGGCACGCGAGCGAAGACGACCGGCTCCGGCCGGACAGCGACGACGCCGACGCCCGCGCCGCCCACATCGCCGCCGCCCTGGACGATCCCGGGTCGCGGGTCGCGTGGGAGGACCTGCCCGGCGAGCGCCTCGGCGGGGAAGCCGACGTCGCGGCCCTGGTCGAGGTGAACCGGGACCCGGACGCCTTCCTCGACGACGTCGTGCTCGTCCAGCGGGTGCCCGTGCCGCGCGACGACCTCGCGATCGCCGGGATCCCGAACGGCTACTTCACCGCCGACTGGAACGTCTTCCAGAACCACGCGATCATCCGGCGGCTGGCCGGGCACGGCTACCGTCACGTGGGGATCGGCGCGTCGCTGCTCGGGTTCGACCGCACGGCCGCCCCGTCCGAGGAGGAGGTCCGCGCGGTCGTCGCCGACTTGCAGCACCTCTACGGCGCGTCCGGCGCCTGGGCACTGCTCGCCGCCCTGCTCCCGGAGCGGCCGTTCCTGTTCCTCGGCTACACGGAGGACTTCCCCGACTTGACCGGCTGAGGCGGGGCCGCCGACGCTGCGGCGGCAGCGGCTCGGACTTGCTTGCTTCCGGGCAGCCACACGCACAACGCGGTCGCGAGGAGGGAGAATCCCGTCGCCCACCAGAACGCGACGTGGAAGCCCGCCACGACCGCGCCCGGCCCGTCTCCGGCGACGGCCTGCTCGAGGACGACGGCGAGCACCGCCGTGCCGAACGACCCGCCGACCTGCTGCGCGATCCGGGTCAGGACGCTCGCGTGCCCGATCTCGGCGCGGGCGAGCCCGACGTAGGAGGCCGTCATGACCGGCATGGTGACGGCGCCGAGCCCGACGCCGCGGATCAGCAGCCACAGCGCGAGCAGCCAGCCGTCGCTCGTCGCGTCGACGAACGCGAACGGCACGGTCGCGGCCGCGACGACGACGAACCCGACGATCGCGATCGACTGCGCCCCGATCCGGTCGGTGAGCGGGCCGGCGATCTGGCGGCTGAGCAGGGCGCCGATCCCTTGCGGCACGAGCATCAGCCCGGCGGTCAGCGCGGTCACGCCGCGGACCTCCTGGTAGTACAGCGGGAGCAGCAGCATGGCCCCGAACAGCGAGAAGCCCGACAGGAACAGCACCGCGGTCGATGACCCGACCGAGCGCGCGGCGAGCAGCCGGACGTCCACGAGCGGGTCGCGGCGGCGCAGGGCGTGGACCGTGAAGGCGATGAGGAAGGCGACGCCGATCGCGAGCGGCGCGAGGACGCCGGGCCGGCCGAAGCCGGCCGCGCCGGCGTCGGAGAGGCCGAGGAGCACGGCGACGATGCCCGGGACGAGCAGCACGAGCCCCCACACGTCGAGCCGGGGCCGCGCGGCGGCGGCGTCCGGGGTGTCCTTCGCGAGGTAGCGGCCGGCGAGGATCAAACCGGCGACGCAGAACGGCACGTTGACCCAGAACATGAAGCGCCAGCTGAAGTCCGTGATGATCGCGCCGCCGACGAGCGGGCCGAGGATCGGACCGAGCAGGCCCGGCAACGCGACCCAGGTCATCGTGCGGCCCAGCGCGTGGCCGCCCGCCGCCTGCATGATCAGCGTCGTCATCACCGGCAGCATCAGCCCGCCGCCGAGCCCCTGCAGGACCCGCCAGCCGATGAGCGATCCCGCGTCCCACGCGAGGCTCGACCCGACCGAGCCGGCGAGGAAGACGGTGAGGGCGAACATCCAGACGCGCTTGCCGCCGAAGCGGGTCAGGGCCCAGGTGCTGAGCGGGACCGCCGCGCCGAGCGCGAGCATGTAGCCGGTCGTCACCCACTGGATCGTCGAGACCGGCACGTCGAGGCTGGTCGCCAGCCGGTGCAGCGCGACGCTGACGATCGTCGTGTCGAACACGACCGCCAGCGCCCCCACCACCAGGATCAACGCCGTCTTCAGCACCTTCGGGTCGACGCCGTCGCGCGCCGGTGTGTCCGCTGTCATCACTACCCCAATAAGAGAGGGATTATTTTCTTATTGGCGAGAGTAGGAGGACTGGCGAAGGAATGCAAGTCTCTCTTATCCTGGACGCATGCCGACGTCCGATACGGTCAAACGCCGCCGCCGAGGGACCGAGCTGGAGCACGCGCTCCTCGACGCGGCCTGGGCGGAGCTGGCGGAAGCCGGCTTCGCGAAGCTGACGATGGAGTCCGTCGCGGACCGCGCGAAGACCGGGATCGCGGTGCTCTACCGCCGCTGGCCGGACAAGAACGCCCTGGTGCTCGCCGCCATCCGGCACTTCGGCGACACCCACCCGGTCGAGATCCCGGACACCGGCAGCCTGCGCGACGACCTGTTCGAGCTGATGCGGAACATCAACGCCGGCCGGACGGAGCTCGCGACGCTCGTCGGCGCGACGTTCGCGGGCCTGCACGACAGCGCCGGCCTCACACCGGAGGAGGTCCGGCTCACCGTGCTCGGCGACGGCCCGAAGCGGTCCGACCCGGTGTACCGCCGGGCCCACGACCGCGGCGAGATCGACCTCTCGCGCATCCCGCAAGACGTCCTCGACCTGCCGTTCCAGCTCATGCGCCACGACATCCTGATGACGCTGAAGCCGGTCTCCCCCGAGCGCATCCGCTCGATCGTCGACGACGTCTTCTGGCCGCTCGTCACCGGCTGACCCGCTCCCGGGCCGGCTGCCGCACCCGGTGGCGAGTCGGGCCCGGGCCCCGGCCTGTCACATCCCGCGGGCCTGCCTCGTCCCCCGGCGGACACCCCACCGGAAAGGGAGGCCATGTCCGCCGCCTATCTCATCGTCACGCTCGTCGCCGCGGTCCTCACCGGCAGCGCCGCCGTGTTCTACCTGATCGGCCACGACTACCCGAAAGCCCAGGCGGACATGAAGGGCGTCCCGCGGTCGTGGCTGCCGTGGCTCGGCGCGGCCCTGGCGGCCGGGGCGGCGGGCCTGCTGGCCGGGCTCGCCGTGCCGCTGCTGGGCCTCCTCGCCGCCGGCGGGCTGGTGCTGTACTTCGTCGGCGCGCTCATCGCCCACCTGCGCGTGGGCTCCCGTCAGCTCGTCGGCGGAGTGGTGTTCCTGGCCCTCGCGGTGGCGGACCTCGTGCTGAACCTGGGCTACCACGGGTAGTCAGCCGCGGTACTCCAGCCAGTCGAGGTTGATCGAGCCGGTGTCACCGGGCGCGTAGGACAACGTCACGACCGGGTCCCGGCCGGTGACGGGCAGGCCGGCGAACGTCACCGTGCCCCAGTCGTCCCAGCTGCCGGACACGACCGGGAAACTCACCTGCCGCACGGCTTTCCCGTCCACCGACAGCGTCATCGTGCGCGCGTCGCCGTTGGCGTTCGCGTACCGCACGGTGACCGCGCCGGTCGCGGCGGCGGCCGACGTCCGGTGCAGCGTGAACGACGACGCGGCGCCCTGGGCCCACAGCCCGTCGAGGAACGCGCGGCCGGCGTACCCGGTGTGGTTGACGTTCGTCTTGACCCCGCCGGTGTTGTGCGCGTCCTCGGCTTCGAGGTGACCCGGGGCGGGACAACCGGAAACGGTCCCGGCCGTGTCGGCGCAGCGGTCGGCGGCGTCCGCCACGTGGTCGCCGTCCCGGTCGCCGGCGGTCGCGCCCGTGAGGGTGATCTCGACCCGGTGCGCGCCGCTCGACGTCGCCGGGACGGCGTTGCCGGCGACGGGCCGGCCGTCGAGCGTGAACGAGCCGATCCGGGTGCCTGCCCCGTGCAGCGCGATCGTCAGGTCCGCGTCGCGGTAGCGCAGGTTCCGGAGGGTGACGTCACCCCAGCCCGCCGGCAGGTCCGGGGTGAACGTCAGGCCGCTGTCGGCGAAGGTCAGGCCGAACAGTCCGGTGTGGACCATGTCGAGGAACGC is a window from the Amycolatopsis sp. NBC_00355 genome containing:
- a CDS encoding MDR family MFS transporter produces the protein MTADTPARDGVDPKVLKTALILVVGALAVVFDTTIVSVALHRLATSLDVPVSTIQWVTTGYMLALGAAVPLSTWALTRFGGKRVWMFALTVFLAGSVGSSLAWDAGSLIGWRVLQGLGGGLMLPVMTTLIMQAAGGHALGRTMTWVALPGLLGPILGPLVGGAIITDFSWRFMFWVNVPFCVAGLILAGRYLAKDTPDAAAARPRLDVWGLVLLVPGIVAVLLGLSDAGAAGFGRPGVLAPLAIGVAFLIAFTVHALRRRDPLVDVRLLAARSVGSSTAVLFLSGFSLFGAMLLLPLYYQEVRGVTALTAGLMLVPQGIGALLSRQIAGPLTDRIGAQSIAIVGFVVVAAATVPFAFVDATSDGWLLALWLLIRGVGLGAVTMPVMTASYVGLARAEIGHASVLTRIAQQVGGSFGTAVLAVVLEQAVAGDGPGAVVAGFHVAFWWATGFSLLATALCVWLPGSKQVRAAAAAASAAPPQPVKSGKSSV
- a CDS encoding TetR/AcrR family transcriptional regulator, producing the protein MPTSDTVKRRRRGTELEHALLDAAWAELAEAGFAKLTMESVADRAKTGIAVLYRRWPDKNALVLAAIRHFGDTHPVEIPDTGSLRDDLFELMRNINAGRTELATLVGATFAGLHDSAGLTPEEVRLTVLGDGPKRSDPVYRRAHDRGEIDLSRIPQDVLDLPFQLMRHDILMTLKPVSPERIRSIVDDVFWPLVTG
- a CDS encoding DoxX family protein; amino-acid sequence: MSAAYLIVTLVAAVLTGSAAVFYLIGHDYPKAQADMKGVPRSWLPWLGAALAAGAAGLLAGLAVPLLGLLAAGGLVLYFVGALIAHLRVGSRQLVGGVVFLALAVADLVLNLGYHG